In the genome of Penaeus vannamei isolate JL-2024 chromosome 26, ASM4276789v1, whole genome shotgun sequence, one region contains:
- the LOC138866569 gene encoding uncharacterized protein: protein MVLESEITRLVSEGGVLLGEGVFGWAFRVRYQGRDAVVKMAKDRQHAQLFREEVHTLVQLDGLGGAPRVATVCEDYPGFIMDYCGGGTLQSMLKDAAPVGAVLRAVHDLALRLEEIHRAGYAHNDLKVDNVMVETGADGRVRARLIDLGLCGRLGESPGLEGDPKVHRHVAPELLRRGVSSVESETYSLGYVLRDVLRAYAGSLPRESELRCLARAMTCPDPLRRPAYQLCLAGLADSLEAPRRE from the coding sequence ATGGTGCTCGAGAGCGAGATAACGAGGCTGGTGTCCGAGGGAGGAGTCCTCCTCGGCGAAGGCGTGTTCGGCTGGGCCTTCAGGGTCCGGTACCAGGGCAGGGACGCCGTGGTCAAGATGGCCAAGGACAGGCAGCACGCCCAGCTCTTCCGGGAGGAGGTGCACACCTTGGTGCAGCTGGACGGGCTCGGGGGGGCGCCACGCGTGGCCACCGTCTGCGAGGACTATCCCGGGTTCATCATGGACTACTGCGGCGGAGGGACCCTCCAAAGCATGCTCAAGGACGCGGCCCCCGTGGGCGCCGTCCTGCGGGCGGTGCACGACCTCGCGCTGAGGCTTGAGGAGATCCACCGGGCGGGATACGCCCACAACGACCTCAAGGTCGACAACGTGATGGTGGAGACGGGCGCCGACGGCCGCGTGCGGGCGCGCCTTATAGATCTGGGCCTCTGCGGGCGCCTCGGCGAGAGCCCCGGCCTGGAGGGAGACCCCAAGGTCCACCGCCACGTGGCCCCCGAGCTCCTGCGGAGGGGCGTGTCCAGCGTCGAGTCCGAGACTTACTCTCTCGGATACGTCCTGCGCGACGTCCTGCGGGCGTACGCAGGCTCCCTCCCGAGGGAGTCCGAGCTGCGCTGCCTGGCGCGGGCCATGACCTGCCCCGACCCCCTCCGGCGCCCGGCCTACCAGCTGTGCCTGGCAGGCCTGGCCGACAGCCTCGAGGCCCCGAGGCGGGAGTGA